The Roseiconus lacunae genomic sequence CTTGAGCTGATCACGAGCCCTGACGCGGGTGGCGTAACTGTCGCTACCCAGCTTCTCGATTAGCTCGGCGATTTTCTGATCATTCGATTGCGGCTTCGGAGGTTCGGCCGCACCCGCAATGCAGGGGGTGAGTGCCGCGAGCGTCATCAATGACACCGCGAGCCTTCGAAACGCGAGCTGGATCGCCACCGAGGCACTGTGATCCGGCCGTCGTGCATTGAATCGGGACATCGAGCGGATGCGATCAGGTGTCTTGTTTGCCCGTGGATGTCGCGAAAAGACGTGTCGCATTAGACGCTTCGATCGTTAGCGGTTCTGGTGAAGGCTGTCTCGGCCCCCCCGGCTGAAATTTTCCCCAGCCGGGCGGTGTCCCCATTCTATCGCTTGCGCGGACGCATGTGCAGGTTTGTTTGACGCCCCGATTTGGGAACTTCCTCGTCCTAGAGCGGAGATCGGGCCAATATTTCGCGAACTGAATCGAAGTTCCCATTGTCCACCGAAACCGCTAGTATGGCGGCCGATTGCGCTGCTCCGCTGGCGCTTTCTACACCGATGACGTCCGTCACACCGACTGTAAGTGCTTTGTTTGGGGATAGATTTAGGGTTCCGCCGCATGGCGATCGCCACGGTTGAGCTGCGATGACTTGCGTGGTCGCTCGTTGACCGATCAAACTCAAGCAAATCCTCAATTGAAACAAAGTACTCGCGATACCTTGCTTGCCACACTTGCTTGACCACGATTGAATGCCTCGAAAACCGAACAAACGCACCGATTCAGAGTCAGCGGAAGCCGGTTCGCCCAAGGCGACCGACCCAACGAGTGTGGATCAAGGCAAAGCATCAGGCGAGTCTGCGGCCAAGGCCACGCTCACCAAAGAAGAACGTTTCGCCGAGAAGATCCGCACCGAGGGCAACCGCGAAACTGTCGAGGCCTTTGTCGTCGCGTTTATTCTGGCGTTGCTGTTCCGAGCGTTTGTCGCCGAAGCCTTCGTCATCCCGACCGGTTCGATGGCGCCCGCATTGATGGGGGCTCATAAAGACGTATTCTGTGATCAATGTAACCATCGGTTCCAGATCGGCGCGAGCAAAGAACGCCGCAGTCTGGAGCAAAACGACACCGTTGTCGCCGGGATCTGCCCCAACTGTCGCTTTGTCAATAACCTGAATCTCACCGCGGACGCGAACGACACGACATTCAACGGTGATCGAATCCTGGTCAGCAAATACGCCTATGCGATTGCCGATCCAGAACGTTGGGACGTGATCGTGTTCAAGTTTCCCGGCAACCCCAAGCAGAACTACATCAAACGACTCGTCGGCCTCCCCGGTGAAACCCTGTCGATTCGCCACGGTGATGTCTACGTCGACGGCCAGGACAATCGGCTGCAAATTCTGCGGAAGCCAGACAACAAACTGATGGCGATGCGTCACCACGTTTATGACAGCAGTCAACAATCCGAATTGCTCATCAAAGCGGGCTACCCTAGTCGCTTTCAACCTTGGAAAGAGGACGCGAGTGCTCCTCCGGAAGATTCCTGGTCAGTCTCCCGCGACGGTGACGGCTTGCGTGCATCGATTAATGCTTCGGCAAGCACCGACGACCAATGGCTGCGTTACTTCCACCGATATCCCAGTCAGGCTCAGTGGCAAGCGGCCAGCGAAGGCGAATCGCTAGCCGAGGTCGATCCCTATCAAGGCGGCTTGGTGACGGACTATTACGCCTATGACTGCTACATCACCGTGCCGACGAAGGAAGTATACCAGGGCCGCGTCTCAAACGGGCAAGCGGTCCCGGAGGCCAAACGTCGACGATCGTTGTTTAGTGGCATCTCGTATTCACTAAAGTCGATCGCCGGTTTCAATGAACCCGAACTGAACCCCGATTACACCCCCGGCGGACCACTCTCGCAGTTCGCCGGTATCGAAAGCTATGGCGAACGCGACGTAGCAAACGAAGGCTTGCACTGGGTCGGTGACTTGATCGTCGAAACCGACATGCAGTTGTCGGGCGAATGTAAACGGGTGACGTTTGAAATCGTTGAAGCGGGAATTCAGTACCAATGCATCATCGATTTGACTTCCGGCGAAGCAACCGTCACGGCGCTTTACAAAGGCCAGCAGCAAGCGATCTTTGGTGACAAAAGACAAGAGCAAGTGACAGCGAAAACTTCGCTGACCGCCGGTAAAGCCGTTTCAGTTCGGTTTTCGAATTGCGATGACGAATTGCGACTTTGGATCGACGATGAGCGTGTGGAATTTGAAGCGGCGACAACGTTTGATGTCTCGCTGGTACACGACGTTCAGTCCAACCGTCCCTACTACGACGGAAAACGTCATCCCCTCGATGCCGCCCCGTTTGGTGTCGCGGTCCAAGGTGGAAAAGCGACGGTCGATCGAGTAGTGATCAGCCGCGATAAGTATTACATCGCGACGAACACCAGCTCATACCAAATTGCCGATTACTCGCCGAGCGATTTGTACAGTTTGGCCAACGCGAGTATCTCCGATAGTAAGATCCAACTGATTCTTAAGCGTCCCGATTTGTGGGATGAGTTCCCGATCTGGAACGCGCGACGCACGGTTGAGTTTGAGCTTGAAGAAGACCAGTTCTTTCCGATGGGAGACAATAGCCCGGAAAGCTTGGACGCCCGCTGCTGGGCAGGGGCCAAGCAAGCTTTCAACCTGCCCGATCGGATTCGTAAGGAAGCCGATAAGTATTCTCAGGCGTCGTACGTCCCACGGGACCTACTGGTCGGTAAAGCGGTGTTGGTCTTTTGGCCGCATCCGTGGGCTGATCCACCGACGCCAAACTTTGATCGCTTCCGACTGATTCGTTAGTGCACTGTCCAAATTCGAAAATAGGATTAGCCGCGGTTCTACAAATGAACCGCACGGCGTTAGCCACAGTTTCATCAATCAGCCGCACGGCGTTAGCCACGTTTCCACCTATCAGCCGTATGGCGTTAGCCACGGTTTAAAATCACAGCCGTATGGCGTTAGCCATGGTTTTCAAACGATAACCGGTGCGAACGACCGTCGGCTGATGCGTCAAACTCGAAGATCTGATCTAGGCGAAACACTCGTTTTATTCGTGAAAAGGAATTCACCGTCATGGAACCGTCTGATCAAGCAATGACTCCGGTCTTGGAAGCGATCGACTTGCAAAAAACGTATGGTCGACGCCGCGTCGTCGATGGCGTAAACCTGCGCGTCGGCAAGGCGGAAATCGTCGGTCTACTCGGGCCCAACGGGGCTGGGAAATCAACCAGTTTTCGGATGATCTGCGGCATGGTTCAGCCCGATCGTGGTCGAGTCTACTTGGACGGTCGCGACGTGACCGATTGGCCGATGTTTCGTCGAGCGCGTGACGGTCATATGGGGTATCTGCCTCAAGATCCGAGCGTGTTCAAGAAACTGACCGTCGAACAGAATATCTCAGCTTTGCTGGAACTGTTGGGAATGGATCGCAAACAGCGGCGCATTCGCACCGATGAATTGTTGGAAGAGTTCAACATCACGCATATTCGCAAGAGCCGTGCCGCGGGGCTGAGCGGTGGCGAGCGGCGTCGACTGGAGATCGCACGTTGCTTGGTGTCGGAACCCAATATCGTGATGCTCGACGAACCCTTTGCCGGCATCGACCCCGTCACCGTCCAGTCCGTCCAGGGCGTGATCATGCAGCTCCGCGATTCTGGTATCAGTGTTCTAATCACCGACCACGCCGCCCGGGAAATTCTTGGAACGGTTGATCGCTGTTATGTCATCTCTCAAGGCCGAGTTCTAATCGACGGCACCCCCGAAGAGGTCAAGCAGCACCCACAGGTCCGCGAGGAATACCTTGGCGACCTCGATGGCGCGACCAAGCGTTCCGGTCGTCCCAACGGTGCAGGCCTCGCAGTACACGCAGCCGAGCGCGGT encodes the following:
- the lepB gene encoding signal peptidase I, which gives rise to MPRKPNKRTDSESAEAGSPKATDPTSVDQGKASGESAAKATLTKEERFAEKIRTEGNRETVEAFVVAFILALLFRAFVAEAFVIPTGSMAPALMGAHKDVFCDQCNHRFQIGASKERRSLEQNDTVVAGICPNCRFVNNLNLTADANDTTFNGDRILVSKYAYAIADPERWDVIVFKFPGNPKQNYIKRLVGLPGETLSIRHGDVYVDGQDNRLQILRKPDNKLMAMRHHVYDSSQQSELLIKAGYPSRFQPWKEDASAPPEDSWSVSRDGDGLRASINASASTDDQWLRYFHRYPSQAQWQAASEGESLAEVDPYQGGLVTDYYAYDCYITVPTKEVYQGRVSNGQAVPEAKRRRSLFSGISYSLKSIAGFNEPELNPDYTPGGPLSQFAGIESYGERDVANEGLHWVGDLIVETDMQLSGECKRVTFEIVEAGIQYQCIIDLTSGEATVTALYKGQQQAIFGDKRQEQVTAKTSLTAGKAVSVRFSNCDDELRLWIDDERVEFEAATTFDVSLVHDVQSNRPYYDGKRHPLDAAPFGVAVQGGKATVDRVVISRDKYYIATNTSSYQIADYSPSDLYSLANASISDSKIQLILKRPDLWDEFPIWNARRTVEFELEEDQFFPMGDNSPESLDARCWAGAKQAFNLPDRIRKEADKYSQASYVPRDLLVGKAVLVFWPHPWADPPTPNFDRFRLIR
- the lptB gene encoding LPS export ABC transporter ATP-binding protein — translated: MEPSDQAMTPVLEAIDLQKTYGRRRVVDGVNLRVGKAEIVGLLGPNGAGKSTSFRMICGMVQPDRGRVYLDGRDVTDWPMFRRARDGHMGYLPQDPSVFKKLTVEQNISALLELLGMDRKQRRIRTDELLEEFNITHIRKSRAAGLSGGERRRLEIARCLVSEPNIVMLDEPFAGIDPVTVQSVQGVIMQLRDSGISVLITDHAAREILGTVDRCYVISQGRVLIDGTPEEVKQHPQVREEYLGDLDGATKRSGRPNGAGLAVHAAERGPGTFESTIRSEYADEGGAVPRPHFDRATGRNRGLRRPNNISDV